The Schizosaccharomyces pombe strain 972h- genome assembly, chromosome: I genome contains a region encoding:
- the clp1 gene encoding Cdc14 family protein phosphatase Clp1: protein MDYQDDGLGEMIEFLEDKLYYTSLSQPPKAELYPHMHFFTIDDELIYNPFYHDFGPLNVSHLIRFAVIVHGIMGKHRQAKKSKAIVLYSSTDTRLRANAACLLACYMVLVQNWPPHLALAPLAQAEPPFLGFRDAGYAVSDYYITIQDCVYGLWRARESSILNIRNIDVHDYETYERVENGDFNWISPKFIAFASPIQAGWNHASTRPKKLPQPFAIVLDYFVANKVKLIVRLNGPLYDKKTFENVGIRHKEMYFEDGTVPELSLVKEFIDLTEEVEEDGVIAVHCKAGLGRTGCLIGAYLIYKHCFTANEVIAYMRIMRPGMVVGPQQHWLHINQVHFRAYFYEKAMGRAIQQATAAEPLATPPRHPLNATNGTSQSNISTPLPEPTPGQPRKVSGHNPPSARRLPSASSVKFNEKLKNASKQSIQNENKASYSSYEDSEIQNDDETRTVGTPTETISVVRLRRSSSQSNIEPNGVRSPTSSPTGSPIRRTSGNRWSSGSSHSKKSAQRSVSMSSLNNTSNGRVAKPKPSKSRLIS from the exons ATGGATTACCAAGATGATGGGCTTGGTGAAATGATTGAGTTTTTGGAGG ACAAGTTATACTACACATCATTGTCGCAACCACCTAAAGCCGAGTTATATCCTCatatgcatttttttactatcGATGATGAATTGATCTACAACCCTTTTTATCATGACTTTGGTCCGCTGAACGTGAGTCATCTTATTAGATTTGCAGTGATAGTTCATGGTATCATGGGAAAACACAGACAAGCTAAGAAAAGCAAGGCTATAGTTTTATATTCTTCTACAGATACAAGGTTGCGTGCAAATGCCGCTTGTTTGTTAGCTTGCTACATGGTGTTAGTACAAAACTGGCCTCCACATCTCGCATTAGCCCCTTTAGCTCAGGCAGAACCTCCTTTTTTGGGGTTTAGAGATGCGGGATATGCTGTTTCAGATTACTATATCACGATTCAAGATTGTGTTTACGGACTGTGGAGAGCACGAGAGAGCAGCATACTAAATATACGTAATATCGATGTTCATGACTATGAAACTTATGAAAGAGTGGAGAATGGAGATTTTAATTGGATATCTCCTAAGTTTATAGCATTTGCAAGTCCTATTCAGGCTGGTTGGAATCATGCGAGCACACGTCCAAAGAAACTTCCTCAACCGTTTGCGATAGTTCTCGATTATTTCGTCGCTAATAAGGTCAAACTGATAGTTAGGCTTAATGGACCTCTTTACGATAAAAagacttttgaaaatgttggaATTCGACATAAAGAGATGTATTTTGAGGATGGCACAGTTCCAGAGCTTTCTCTTGTCAAAGAGTTTATTGACCTTACCGAGGAAGTAGAAGAAGACGGTGTGATTGCTGTTCATTGCAAAGCAGGGCTCGGACGTACTGGATGCTTAATTGGCGCATATTTAATATACAAACATTGTTTTACTGCTAATGAAGTTATTGCTTACATGAGAATAATGCGTCCTGGAATGGTTGTAGGTCCACAACAGCATTGGTTACATATTAATCAAGTTCATTTCCGTGCATATTTTTACGAAAAGGCGATGGGAAGAGCAATCCAACAGGCCACCGCTGCGGAACCCTTAGCTACTCCTCCTCGCCATCCATTGAATGCTACGAATGGTACCTCTCAAAGCAATATCAGTACTCCTCTTCCAGAACCAACGCCTGGCCAACCGAGAAAAGTTTCTGGACATAATCCACCGTCGGCGAGACGTCTCCCTTCAGCGTCCTCTGTCAAATTTAATGAGAAACTTAAAAATGCTTCCAAGCAATCAATCCAAAATGAGAACAAAGCGTCATACAGTAGTTACGAAGATTCAGAAATAcaaaatgatgatgaaaCACGGACTGTTGGAACTCCAACTGAAACAATTTCAGTGGTTCGCTTGCGTCGCTCATCAAGTCAAAGCAATATCGAACCAAATGGAGTTCGTTCTCCGACATCCTCACCAACTGGTAGTCCAATTCGACGTACAAGTGGAAATAGGTGGTCTAGTGGGTCTAGTCATTCTAAAAAAAGTGCTCAGCGAAGTGTTAGCATGTCATCACTTAACAATACTTCTAATGGCCGTGTTGCTAAACCTAAGCCTTCTAAAAGCCGGCTAATTTCTTAA
- the nhp2 gene encoding box H/ACA snoRNP complex subunit Nhp2, producing the protein MAKDKKDHKHSGSTEDEYDSYLPALMPIAKPLAPKKLNKKMMKTVKKASKQKHILRGVKEVVKAVRKGEKGLVILAGDISPMDVISHIPVLCEDNNVPYLYTVSKELLGEASNTKRPTSCVMIVPGGKKKDMSKVEEYKESYEEIIKEVPALEV; encoded by the coding sequence ATGgcaaaagataaaaaagacCATAAGCATAGTGGAAGCACCGAAGATGAGTATGATTCATATCTTCCTGCTTTAATGCCAATTGCTAAGCCTTTAGCTCctaaaaaattgaacaaaaaaatgatgaagacTGTCAAGAAGGCTTCGAAGCAGAAACACATCCTTCGTGGGGTCAAAGAGGTTGTAAAGGCTGTTAGAAAAGGAGAGAAGGGTCTTGTAATTCTTGCTGGTGATATTTCTCCCATGGATGTTATATCTCATATTCCAGTATTATGTGAAGACAATAATGTCCCTTACTTATATACTGTTTCCAAAGAGTTGCTTGGTGAAGCATCAAACACCAAGAGACCTACTAGCTGTGTTATGATTGTTCCCGgtggaaaaaagaaggacaTGTCTAAAGTTGAGGAGTACAAGGAAAGCTACGAGgaaattataaaagaagTACCTGCTCTTGAAGTTTAA